tctttatttcattaatatggagatgtttattaaatataaaaagtctcagctttcactctgtatctctcaCTGTGAAATAAAGAGCGGAAATGACAAGTTTACAGTACATTCAGAAAGTATTTAGACCAAGGCATGTGGTGatttctggcaaaaaaaaagtgtgaattaTTGagttgatgtatttatttaaccacTCCAGGTGCTCTCAATGCCTCCTGTTGATGTTTAACCTGACAGCTGCACAAACAGCACACTGACAGTTACTCtgtaaactgacatttaaacattatgATCATGAAGTTGATTTATATCTGAAACTGTACCATTATGAAGGATTCATccacatatatttaattttggCGAACTTcaagaataaattattttacGGCATATTATTCTTGGTTAACAGGCAAACAACAGACATTTCCCAATAATTATTTTCTAAGCTGCAATATCagcaatttaaaacaaatatcaggataaagcataaaacataaCATTGTTTTAAAGGAATAATACAGTATGTCATATGCAGGTGAACATCATAGTGTTTAATAACATAGTGAAGTATTGATGTCTGCTACCTTATTTTACAGGAGTCATCTCAGAGAACTCTAAATGTCCAGAGAACTTTTCAGTGAGAAACAAGAACTTCACACATCAGCTGACTGCTACAACAACACATGCAGTAATTCTACTGTAACTGCATGGCTCAGTCTGGTGATATACAATGTTACGACTCAACACATTCAATTTATTTCTAATTCTCACCGCTGAGAATCTGTATGGATCATAGATTGACTGTTGACTAGTGTGAGACActgttttaaaagtatttagAGGCTTTCTAGCCAATTTCAAGCCGAAGCTCAGAACAAAACCTGGTGAGTTACCATGGTGACCTAGCCAGGTAAAAATAGAACCACCTTGGAGATACTGATAACCTGGGTTAAACCTCAGGTTACCTCAGTGACCCTCATCCAGCTTCGTAGCACAGGGCTCTGGACTCAGTTAACAGGGATAGCTGGTTTAGGGATTTCTGGCCTACATTAAAACATAGCATGCCTATTCTTGAACCACAAACTGAAGAAGGGACAACTTTGGTAAACCaagaatgcttttattttgttttgctgttagaaaaaaattaagttGTCATTGTTACACTTCTACAATCAAATATTGAAgtaaaatatcagtttgtgaACTTtcgttttgtaaaacaaaacaaaaatgaacagaaaggaAATGAATATCATATAACATCATGGAAAAGAAAGTGTTGTTTAATTGTATTGTACGTACATTtcatacacacagaatgaatatttataaaagttaCTACAAgctttaaagcatttaaaaaagacttgtCATACTTTATCGAGTCCTTTAAAAAGATCGAAAAAGAGGTTTGCATCTCTTCATGTggctgctggctggaggctcTGCTTATTTGTTCTCCTCAATTTGAGGAAACTTTGAGGATTAGCGGCCAGCACATttatgaaaggtttctctcatgCGTGGACTCTCATGTGTCTCTTTAAATGCCCACTCCGtgaaaaagttttcttacaaactgagcagctgaaatgtCTCTCTCCtatgtggagtctcatgtgtgactttaaagttccactctctgtaaaagttttcttacaaattgagcagctgaaaagtttctctcctgtgtggagtctcatgtgtgactttaaagttccactctctgtaaaagttttcttacaaactgagcaactgaaaggtctctctcctgtgtggagtctcatgtgtgcctTTACATGTCCACTCAGTGTAaatgttttcttacaaactgagcagctgaaaggtctctctccggtgtggagtctcatgtgtgactttaaggTTCCACTctctgtaaaagttttcttacaaactgagcagctgaaaggtctctctccggtgtggagtctcatgtgtctctttaaagttccactctgtgtaaaagttttcttacaaactgagcagctgaaaggtctctctcctgtgtggagtctcatgtgtgactttaaagtttCCCTccatgtaaaagttttcttacaaactgagcagctgaaaagattctctcctgtgtggagtctcatgtgtgactttaaatgtccactccgtgtaaatgttttcttacaaactgagcagctgaaaggtttctctcctgtgtggagtctcttGTGTCTCTCCAGATTGCGCTTGGAgccaaatcttttcccacactcagagcagctaaatCGTTTCTCACCAGCACGAAATGAGGAATCTCTGACAGGACATccatcttttttcaaacagttcaaacctgactgaggttctctggtctccttccaatcggcactgtcatcagtctcaggttcagaagagtctGCAGTCTCGTCACCAGTATCAGGTTGTAAATGTGGCTCTggatcagagttcctgtctggtACTGGTCCTTCACAGTCCTCTacatcagcttctgtttccatctgttcagtctgtgtttgatgaagctgtgaggactgaggtttctcttcatcttcttcactcttcacagggacaggagtgaatgtgaacttggtgatatcagcctcctccagcccctgaagctgctctccctgctgactggtccaaggttcctcctgttcttctttaatgtgtgggggctCTGGGTCCTCCTGGTCCAGAGTGGAGCTCCTCTCCTGTTCCTCAGAGGGAAACTCCTCTTTAACCACCAACAGCTGCTGGACGTCTGCAGAGaagggtaaacacacacagaggctcttACAGCAGCTAAAGTAGGGCTGCGAATGTGTCTCACTGTTCACAACATGGTGGTGCATGTAAAAAACGATAGATTACTTCGTCAAAGAAGCCTTTTGAAGCTGATCAGAGATGTTTGTGGTGGCAGCCATTAAACAGATGAACTGGACCACTGAAATCATCAGAAattcttgtatatatataatcaatataattaattccatatttaattGTCTAGAGGTATTGTTGACTTCAGATTCCTGCTCTAATGTAGCTGATCATCACAGGTTGCAGCAGCACTGCTATTAAAAGTTgagctgtgtgtctgtatgaaaTGAGCTCTGTGTAAATATGAGAATTTCAGATGATTTCAGCGGTCCAGTCCGACCGTTTACTGGCTTGCAACCATAATCGTCTCTGTCTAGCCTGCAACTGGACCAGAAGAATTTGGTTGCTGCTATTCTTTGTACATTATTTCTCATGACTGCAGCACTGAtgccttattttttaaaattaaatgattaatatttttatttgagggTGTCACATGTCACAACATATTAGTGTATGTGTTCTTTGATACTGtggtttttgtgtatgtttgtatgtgtctCTCTATGTTTGGTGTATGTTTTGTGTAATGTAACCTCTAATATGCAGGGAAAAGATActataaattaccaaaaatgctaTGCTGAGTCTGGAAAGCTTGTCAAGAAAGGGACTGAGAATAGATCACATAAACAAATGTAGTcttagaaacaaaataactgatAGTTTACTTTGTCTGAAGGTGTGCACGTACTAGCACTCACTGAAACTCACTTGGATGAGACAATTAATGATTCTGTTATCAATTTTAATGGGTACACCATATTTAGGAGGGACAGAAATGTATTTGGAGGGAGCCTGGCCTTTCTCATAGAACAACCAAAATACGATATGATTTAATGTGTGATGATATTGAAGGAAATTATCTGGATGATATGTGTGATGTTTGATAAGGTGTGTGACCTTGACTATGAGACTCATATATTAGATGATTTAAACGTCAATTGGAGTGTGGATGGCTGCCCATTCAGAGATAAACTATTGGCTGTAGCTAATGCTAGCAATTTAGTGCAAATTGTTGACATTCCTTTGGGATTCAGTGATCACAATTTGATTGCTTATGCGAGTAGGTGGAAGGGAAATTTGTGTTAAAGCCTTTAAATAtagcaaattattttaatgattatttCCATACAAAAGTTAATCATTTCAGGAGGAATATGACGTATACAAACGACATTTCCTCATTCACACTAATTAAGGACTTAATAATGTAGATTAAGAattttaacaataataaatttAACATAGAAAAAGTAACAATTAATGATGTGACTAGGCTTCTTTGTAAAGGGAAGGATAGTCCACCAGGGGTGGATAACTGTGATGCAATTTTTAGTATTGCTGTGCATCTAATTTCTGTTCCTGTGTGTTACATATTCAACTTGTGCGTTGAGAAATGTGTTTTCCCGGAGGCTTGGAAAATTGCCAAAGTTATCCCATTACCTAAAAATTCTGCTGCACCTTTCTCTGGTGCGAATTGTAGACCAATAAGTCTGCTACCTGCTTTAGGGAAAGTAATGGAAATGGTCATGTTTGATCAAATTCACATTTACTTTGACATCAATAATTTTAATAGTGattttcaaaatgtgtttaGGCCAGGACACTCCACATGTACAGCCTTGACACATATGACTGATGAATAGCGTTCGGACATAGACAATGGAAAATTAGTGGGAGTGGTTCTGCTTGATTttagtgctgcatttgatattATTGACCATTTTCTGTTAATAGGAAAACTCAAGCAGTATGGGTTTAGTCTGTCAGCCATAAAATTGATGGAGGGCTATTTGACAAACAGAagtcaaactgtttttttaatggaagtTTGTCTGACATTAAATATGTTGACAGTGGGGTTCCTCAAGGGAGTTGCCTTGGGCcgttattattttcaatttttgtcAACGATTTCCCACTTGTGTTGGATAAAACTAGAACTGTTATGTATGCAGATGATTGTACAATATATTCAGCTGAAACGTCCGCAGTAGGGTTAAAGAATAAGTTACAGCATGATTTAAGGTTAGTGGCAGAATGGGTGACTGAAAACAAATTGATAATGAACGTGGGAAAAACTAAATTTATTGTTTGGGTCAAAGTATTTGCTGAGTGACGTACCTTCCCTGTTGTTCCTGTTGAACAAGTTTATGATACTAGACTTTTAGGCATAATTGTTGATCGACATCTAGCATGGTCGAAACATATTGATTATATTGTTAACAAAATTGGAAGAGGGGTCGTAATGGTAAAAAGAGTGTTAAAAATTATACCCCAAGATGTCGTCAAGAAAGTTGCAAATGCATTAGTTTTGTCGCAGCTAGATTATTGTTTTCTGATTCGGTCTAGTGCTTCAATGAAAGATTTAAACAAATTGCAAGTTGCCCAAAATAAAGCAGCACGCTGTGTATTACAGTGTTGCTATAGAACAAATGTGACACATATGCATGAGCAACTTGGTTGGCTAACTATCACTCGAAGAAGCTCTTACGTGTTGTTGAACTTGCTCAGGagtattactgtaaataagtcTCCAAACTTTTTGTATTGTCTTTTCTCACGTCAGTGGAGTCAACATATTTATCTGACAAGACATGATACTGAGGGGAGGTTTACTTTGCCCAGGGAAAATACTATGTTAAAGAAATGTGTCCTGTTCAGAGCCGTTCTGGAGTGGAACTCCTTGCCACTTTATACCATATTAATAGATTCCAAAGAGAGGtatacatttttgcttaaaCAGTTTctcttaatgttgcagctgcagtAGCTAAACTGTTTGGGTGCACAAGGGTCTTCGTAtaaacattgggcctcattcacgaaccgttcttaagaataaatttgttcttaagtcctacttacgaagattttacgaagattgtggcattaatgaatttttttcttatccaggatttttcttaggtcagaacaaatcctacgaacactcaggagtactcttaagcacatttcagtgctgacatgttggcatggttgtgttgtcttcttttgttaagttcattaaaatacattacagtgaaatttccgtcatatttatgtatttatttattaatttaatttttttttcatttttcattttaattaaattaaatgtgtcaaagctttaacatgaatccagtaaattggaaatcatgccgtccattagtgataccaccctatttataggtggcatttctccacaacatacaaaacaatggcatatatattgctgctgcaggaggcctCTGTCTGTTCTGGTTCTGTTGCAAGTTGGCTCTGCGGGACTTcatctgtgataaaaaaaaaaaaaaaaatcaagccaAGGTTGCAACCCCTCAGTCCACAACCTCTGGACACAAACTCGCCACGGGCCCCTGCCTAGAGCCTACACACGGAAAGTGTGCGCGCAAAGGCGCTCTTCCCATTACGCACATAACAACACCGggcaacacacaaccacacaacataactgtcattttaggtctgttttgtttggcacctgccaCGTACAGAAGATTTACACATagacggattatcatgaccacgaGCCCCTGTCTACACACGCATTATGTGCGCGCAAAGGCGCTCTTTCCACTGCGCACGTAACAACACcggcacacacaaccacacaacattactgtcagtttaggtctgttttgtttggcacttGCCATGTACAggacgatatatatatataatgggaGAGACAGAACGCTCAAATAGCCAGCCCTTGTAGTATTAATTCAAATATAGGTAACCacctattttgaaaaaaaaaagctcatccAGAGTGTCCCATTAatactctctctctgttgcgCTGACCGGCGCACACAGACGCACTTACACGCACATGCCATGGAGGAGTCATGTTGtaatgataattaaaaaaatgcactaaatcgcGCTAATATGTTCAGAACGACCGTCCGACCGAACACGGCACTCGGATGCCGAGTACTCAGATACCGGCTACAGTCCTAGAAACTAAACCACCGGCTTTTTACTGGCCTTCTTCGAGAAAAGCCCttgataaagtaatcacagtccaaCTCTCTGACCAGTTTGGCCTCTACGGCCAGTTACATATTGTGGTTTCAAGGtattattccagaaaataaattgtttgtgttgttgcaacctgcactaaggctgctattttttttttttttacctgtgctccaatggatttacgctttgctttaggcattctgttgctgtttcctctgtgtggcgtctacacacggccctgcagtcctttttatgggcatttatgggcggttacctatgctaatcctatgtaaattagactcacctggcacgcgCGCTCAATTTACGtggagatggcattcatcaatttaagaccacggctgcgaacaattcagcggcttaagaacacgttgatgaatctgacgtagggtcttcttagaaatcttcttaagaagaacttaagaaagaatctaagaagattcttaagaagatattggtgaatgaggcccaatctTCCTATCCTGTGAGaccactttttcttttcctttatttatcttttttttggtatctgtttgtatgttatgctatggtgtttgtgtgttgtgtatggactcttaattgtactgtacaagtgttgcgtcatgtcttgtgatacatgtttgtcagtgtctatgattgtatatgtgttgtgactgtattgaaggttgttgttgtttttgttttgttgatgatctcGGGGACCTCATGTATCAAAcagtgcgtagctttcataccgaaagatggcgtactcccaaaactaggaaagtacgtacgcaaactcacctccacatgtatcaaactgtgcttacaccaggttcagcgcacctttccttgatacatcccaaccagcgtggaactgagcgcacatgcacgagccaccagACGAGAAATCAACTTACTGCCACTGCGCgcgaggtggacgtggtgaCCTCCGgtgtggaggcaggaaaaatgAGCCTTTTAGTGCCTCAGGtgtgggatcagcaacaaggtgtcactgtggctgttaacgcagccggatcagagacctGCACCATGACAGAAGGGTCCCTCCACACACGCTCCTCCTAAACGCCACCGTTATTGAACGAGGTCAGAGCCGTTAGAGCTGCCAGTGCGTAATGCGTGCCGATatcatttttacgcatcagtttataagccacacttaacttgttgtcccaattaaacatcacatacgggatcaaatatgcaccacacctgacttattctgaaaggatttccaacacacgttttttctccagagagagggatctgtggtcatggatcgctgtgcacctgcagcgttaacatctccatgttaaaccaaaggggaaacggTCGGCGAGCGgcactttgacacagtaattaaggcaggttatctgtgaaaaatgtgtgcgctccatattaatcagaatcacaagtaCTTTATTGGAAATTAGGTATATagaaaaatagtggaaatagcagaatatatagacttaagaaaatatacaatcttaacatcaaaacatatagacttcaacatacttTCATTGCACAAGTCAGCAGCACTACGcaggtgaagtctaaaatatgatattagatgaaaaaaaacatctatacCCTCATACTTAGAATgggttattgatggtggaaaacggcattttccgagagctatgaactataaaaaataatgtcagttgtgtgtagtatgagtttagacatgaaacacgttttaaatagagcataaaagacagtagtttctgccaaacaaaagtttgctgtgccaccgcacattctcacggcaagttcacttttcatacatgtggcgtgtgcggaaaaaacagcgtatgcaatgtttttttgccTACACAGcattgatacatgaggcccggagaatggacaatttgatttaatgtttggacaccaggaagaatagctatgctaataTGCTGAtgctaatggagatccaataaataaataaatagcttcaAAGGGAGTCTTTGACAAAGTAATCAATAAGTTATAATAagtacattaaatcatttttttttttactataccTGTTTTGACATCCAAGTGCACAGCCAGACATAATTACCCCCTGAAACTCTTCtgtttccctcttttttcttattgtttttcataGATCGGTTATTAATAGTAGTTGCTTCTGCAAActtaaagtaacatttacaaACATAGTAGCAGTTCTTCTGTccataacacacacaaatactgacttttaaataaaataacctgCTCTGTGGTACCGAAGTAAAGTAATttacctgctctgtgtaaccgAAGTAAAGTAATttacctgctctgtgtaactgaagtaaagtaactaacctgctctgtgtaagtgaagctgagggttgaaaacagcgtccagtagtttctgttgtcgctcgttcttctcttttgaacgacaaagttcctcctcgtactctgctatcgttctttcaaacagcccaaatatctcttcagcagccgcagtcagtcgctgctccaccagcgctctcaccgtttggactttagacatttttcacacagtgacaccaacTTTTTCTCCATACAAACTCTGTCAGAAACACAGTCACTCTGACTAGCGCCGcggtgctaaccagctagcattCTAAGCTAACTTGAATGTATTTGTAGTCTACCGGGAGATGAGTCAGAGGTAAAACAtccagaaagaaaaggtgaacagcacaaagtccattcagacaggtttatccggacacacagaggctctgacggatcacaacacaaactttctcaCACGAAGAAAGTGACTCCGCTGTTTCTACGGACGTTGGACGGCATATCGCTGAAAGAGCAACATCCGGTTCCGCTGCAACTTGGTGGGACACCTTCAAAGTAAAGGTCGATAGGCCTTTCTTTGGAATTCAATCACAGGGGGAgaatgtttgttttgagacGCTTGTGACCaaagtgtttctgttgtttttttgcaccttTTGAATTCATATTTTGCTAAATTTACATTCTTTATACTTAAACTATCTGTTCTTTTGTGCTTAAACTGCTGCTTAACAAGTTCCctcaagataaataaataacgtTTTAACATGTAGGAtaatctacaaacatttttagagATGATTTTAAAGATGAGTACAGTACTATGTAAATAAGCTGTTTTTCctttaaacagtaaattgtttatttaacgATTACAGATATTTTTGAAGGTGAGCCTTAAAGTGTAATCTCTCAGAGGTAACAGCATTTCAACAAGCACTGCATTTTAACTAAACGAATATTGACCTGaacatatatgttttatttctttatttcattaaCATAGAGATGTTTATTACATATAGAAAGTCTCAgctttcactctgtatctctcaCTGTGAAATAAAGACCGGAAATGACGAGTTTACAGTGCATTCAGAAAGTATTTAGACCAAGGCATGTGGTGATttctggcaaaaaaataaaataagtgtgaaTTAATGagttgatgtatttatttaaccacTCCATGTGCTCTCAATGCCTCCAGTTGATGTCTAACCTGACAGCTGCACAAACAGCACACTTACAGTTACTCTGTAAACCGACATTTAAACATTATGAACATGAAGTTGATTTATATCTGAAACTGTCCCATAATGAAGGATTCATCCACATATATTTCaattttaccaaattaaaaaataaattattttaaagcctATTATTCTTGATTAACAGGCGAACAACAGACATTTTCCAATAAGTATTTTTTAAGCTGAAAAACCagcagtttaaaacaaacatcagtataaagcataaaacataaCATTGTTTTAAAGGAATAATACAGTATTTCATATGCAAGTGAACATcatactgattaataatatagtgaagtattgaTGTCTACTACCTTATTTTACAGGAGAGTCATTTCAGAGAACTCTAAATGTCCAGAGAACTTTTCAGTGAGAAACAAGAACTTCACAGATCAGTTGACTGCTACAACgacacatacagtaactctactgtaacctCACGGCTCAGTTTGGTGATATACAATGTTACGACTCAACACATTCAATTTATTTCTAATTCTCACCGCTGAGAATCTGTATGGATCATAGATTGACTGTTGACTAGTGTGAGACActgttttaaaagtatttagAGGCTTTCTAGCCAATTTCAAGCCGAAGCTCAGAACAAAACCTGGTGACTTACCATGGTGACCTAGCCAGGTTGAAAGAGAACCACCTTGGAGATACTGATAACCAGGGTTAAACCTCACGTTACCTCACTGACCCTCAAATCCTTCTTCGTTGTACAGGGCTCTGAAATCACAGAACAGCTGGTTTAGGGATTTCTGTCCTAAATTAAAACATAGCATGCCTATCCTCGTACCACAAAGTGAAGAAAGGACACTCTCTGACACAAAGAACGAGATTTATTTGCATAGAACCATTGAAAAACAAAGCACCAGAATGTGCTAACAGAGAACTCAGAACAGACTTAAACCTGAAATGAACATGCCAAAAGGACATTGAGAGACTGATTAAACAGAAACCCTGAAACTAAGAAACAACAACTGTGATGAGGACCTTTTCACTGAATTTACAGCAGATTGAGTTTTGCTAGTTTACTTCCAATCaccactgtcatcagtctcaggttcaggaGAATCTCCAGTCTTCTCATCAGTCTCTGGACCATCTGGATCAGAGTTCCTGGCTGCTTCTGGTCTTCCACAGTCCTCTCTATCAGCTTCTGTTAGCATCTCTCCATGTGggctgctggctggaggctctgcctctttgttctcctcagTTTGATGAAACTTTGAGGATGAGCGGCCAGTACATttatgaaaggtttctctcatgTGTGGACtttcatgtgtttctttaaataCTCACTTTGTGCAAAAGATTtagcacacactgagcagctgaaaggtctctctcctgtgtggagtctcatgtgtgcatttaaatgtccactctgtgtaaaagttttctgacaaactgagcagctgaaaggtttctctcctgtgtggagtctcatgtgttcctttaaatgtccactcagtgtaaaagttttcttacaaactgagcagctgaaaggtctctctcctgtgtggagtctcatgtgtttcTTCAGATCGCTCTTGTAGCTACATCTTTTCCCACACTCACCAGCACAAAATAAGGAATCTCTGATAGGACCAccatcttttttcaaacagttcaaacctgactgaggttctctggtctccttccaatcaccactgtcatcagtctcaggttcagaagagtctGCAGGCTCTTCGTCAGTATCAGGTTGTAAATGTGGCTCTggatcagagttcctgtctggttctggtccttcacagtcctctccatcagcttctgtttccatctgttcagtctgtgtttgatgaagctgtgaggactgaggtttctcttcgtcttcactcttcacagggacaggattgaatgtgaacttggtgatatcagcctcctccagcacctgaagctgctctccctgctgactgctccaaggttcctcctgttcttctttaatgtgtgggggctCTGGGTCCTCCTGGTCCAGAGTGGAGcttctctcctgctgctcagagggaaactCCTCTTTAACCACCAACAGCTGCTGGGCGTCTGTAGAGaagggtaaacacacacagaggctcttACAGCTGTTCAGAACATGGTGGTGCATGTAAAAAACGATCGATTACGTCAAAGAAGCCTTTTGAAGCTGAACAGAGATGTTTGTGGTGGCAGCCATTAAACAGCTTTTGTTGACTTCAGATTCTCTAATGTAGCTGATCATCACAGGTTGCAGCAGCACTGCCATTAAAAGTTgagctgtgtgtctgtatgaaaTGA
This genomic interval from Centropristis striata isolate RG_2023a ecotype Rhode Island chromosome 14, C.striata_1.0, whole genome shotgun sequence contains the following:
- the LOC131984434 gene encoding zinc finger protein 501-like encodes the protein MVQRLMRRLEILLNLRLMTVVIGRALVEQRLTAAAEEIFGLFERTIAEYEEELCRSKEKNERQQKLLDAVFNPQLHLHRADVQQLLVVKEEFPSEEQERSSTLDQEDPEPPHIKEEQEEPWTSQQGEQLQGLEEADITKFTFTPVPVKSEEDEEKPQSSQLHQTQTEQMETEADVEDCEGPVPDRNSDPEPHLQPDTGDETADSSEPETDDSADWKETREPQSGLNCLKKDGCPVRDSSFRAGEKRFSCSECGKRFGSKRNLERHKRLHTGEKPFSCSVCKKTFTRSGHLKSHMRLHTGENLFSCSVCKKTFTWRETLKSHMRLHTGERPFSCSVCKKTFTQSGTLKRHMRLHTGERPFSCSVCKKTFTESGTLKSHMRLHTGERPFSCSVCKKTFTLSGHVKAHMRLHTGERPFSCSVCKKTFTESGTLKSHMRLHTGEKLFSCSICKKTFTESGTLKSHMRLHIGERHFSCSVCKKTFSRSGHLKRHMRVHA